One Streptomyces lincolnensis genomic region harbors:
- a CDS encoding FxLYD domain-containing protein, producing the protein MVVLLLIAAGVVGVMAVNDATKDGGPLADATASAPAQSDEPYDEPNQDAEGTPAAEEPTDEPSDASGPEGDVKITQCEVDSLTTWASAEVTITNSTEQTASYVVSVEFVDSSGKRVGDALAATENLAPGQEAEETAQGLDTIKGKIDCKVTEVTRYEQ; encoded by the coding sequence GTGGTCGTACTCCTGCTCATCGCGGCCGGCGTGGTCGGTGTCATGGCCGTCAACGACGCCACCAAGGACGGCGGCCCGCTGGCGGACGCCACGGCCTCGGCCCCGGCGCAGAGCGATGAGCCGTACGACGAGCCGAATCAGGACGCCGAGGGGACTCCGGCCGCGGAGGAGCCGACCGACGAGCCGTCCGACGCGTCCGGCCCCGAAGGCGATGTGAAGATCACCCAGTGCGAGGTGGACTCGCTGACGACGTGGGCGTCGGCCGAGGTCACGATCACGAACAGCACGGAGCAGACGGCGAGTTACGTCGTGAGCGTCGAGTTCGTCGACTCGTCGGGCAAGCGGGTCGGTGACGCGCTGGCGGCCACGGAGAACCTGGCGCCCGGGCAGGAGGCGGAGGAGACCGCCCAGGGCCTGGACACGATCAAGGGCAAGATCGACTGCAAGGTCACCGAGGTGACGCGGTACGAGCAGTAG
- a CDS encoding magnesium and cobalt transport protein CorA, translating to MSERRARPDAKNPRKSGWRRALTPPTAPPDKPSAPAGSAVPETEPVSIVQAALYRDGVRVSTPVTLAETYRELHEQPSGMAWIGLARPTEHELLSLASEFDLHPLAVEDAMEAHQRPKLERYGETLFVVLRAARYLDAPEEVDFGELHVFVGPDFVITVRHGAAPDLSAVRHRMEESPELLGLGPEAVLYAILDAVVDGYAPVVAGVQNDIDEIETEVFRGDPEVSRRIYELSREMVEFQRATRPLVGMLHSLMAGFAKYGTDEELQRYLRDVADHVTHTSERVDSFRQALADILTVNATLVTQQQNAEMRALAEAGFEQNEEIKKISSWAAILFAPTLVGTIYGMNFEDMPELGWSFGYPFAIGLMGVVCVTLYVIFKRRDWL from the coding sequence ATGTCCGAGCGACGTGCCCGTCCCGACGCGAAGAACCCCCGCAAGTCCGGCTGGCGCCGCGCCCTGACCCCACCGACGGCGCCGCCCGACAAGCCGTCGGCGCCCGCCGGCTCCGCCGTCCCGGAGACGGAACCGGTGAGCATCGTCCAGGCGGCCCTGTACCGCGACGGCGTCCGCGTCTCGACCCCCGTCACCCTCGCCGAGACCTACCGCGAACTGCACGAGCAGCCCTCCGGCATGGCGTGGATCGGCCTGGCCCGCCCCACCGAGCACGAACTCCTCTCCCTGGCCTCGGAGTTCGACCTCCACCCGCTCGCGGTCGAGGACGCGATGGAGGCCCACCAGCGCCCCAAACTGGAGCGCTACGGCGAGACGCTCTTCGTGGTCCTGCGCGCCGCCCGCTATCTCGACGCCCCCGAGGAGGTCGACTTCGGCGAACTCCACGTCTTCGTCGGCCCCGACTTCGTCATCACCGTCCGGCACGGCGCGGCCCCGGACCTGTCGGCGGTCCGCCACCGCATGGAGGAGTCACCGGAGCTGCTGGGACTCGGCCCGGAGGCGGTCCTCTACGCCATCCTCGACGCCGTGGTCGACGGCTACGCCCCCGTCGTCGCCGGCGTCCAGAACGACATCGACGAGATCGAGACCGAGGTCTTCCGCGGCGACCCCGAGGTCTCCCGCCGCATCTACGAACTCTCCCGCGAAATGGTCGAGTTCCAGCGCGCCACCCGCCCCCTTGTCGGCATGCTCCACAGCCTCATGGCCGGCTTCGCCAAATACGGCACGGACGAGGAACTCCAACGCTATCTCCGCGACGTCGCCGACCACGTCACCCATACCAGCGAACGCGTAGACAGCTTCCGCCAGGCCCTCGCCGACATCCTCACCGTCAACGCCACCCTCGTCACCCAGCAGCAGAACGCGGAGATGCGGGCGCTGGCGGAGGCGGGGTTCGAGCAGAACGAGGAGATCAAGAAGATCTCTTCCTGGGCGGCGATTCTCTTTGCTCCGACGCTGGTTGGAACCATCTACGGCATGAACTTCGAGGACATGCCTGAGCTGGGCTGGAGCTTCGGATACCCCTTCGCGATCGGCCTGATGGGGGTGGTTTGCGTTACTTTGTACGTGATTTTCAAGCGGCGGGACTGGCTCTGA
- a CDS encoding winged helix DNA-binding domain-containing protein, whose protein sequence is MTKTTSTAPVLGVRALNRATLDRQLLLRRTALTAERAVEHLVGLQAQNVKPPYYALAARLDGFDPEELSASMAERRVVRIVTMRSTIHTHTADDCLTLRPLVQAARDRELTVFRKGLAGVDLDRLARLARDLVEAEPRTMKQLREALAVEWPDADPQSLAVAARCTLPLVQVTPRGLWGHSGQVALTTAEHWLGRPAEPAPAPDATVLRYLAAFGPASVKDMQTWAGLTRLRDAFERLRPSLVTFRDDKGVELFDLPDAPRPDPDTPAPPRFLPEFDNLLLSHADRTRVVPPEHWGRTWQGNQAHRALLVDGFLAGVWTLESDALVVEPFAGLTKEQRTEVTEEGQRMLKVMHPGSSYDIRFGTVLR, encoded by the coding sequence ATGACGAAGACGACCTCGACGGCCCCCGTGCTCGGTGTCCGTGCCCTCAACCGCGCGACCCTCGACCGCCAGCTGCTGCTGCGCCGGACGGCCCTGACCGCCGAGCGGGCCGTCGAACACCTCGTCGGCCTCCAGGCGCAGAACGTGAAGCCCCCGTACTACGCCCTCGCCGCGCGCCTCGACGGCTTCGACCCCGAGGAGCTGTCCGCGTCGATGGCCGAGCGGCGGGTCGTACGCATCGTCACCATGCGCTCGACCATCCACACCCACACCGCCGACGACTGCCTCACCCTGCGCCCGCTGGTGCAGGCCGCCCGCGACCGCGAACTCACCGTCTTCCGCAAGGGACTCGCGGGCGTCGACCTGGACCGGCTCGCCCGGCTGGCCCGTGATCTCGTCGAGGCCGAGCCGCGCACCATGAAGCAGCTGCGCGAGGCGCTGGCCGTCGAGTGGCCGGACGCCGACCCGCAGTCCCTCGCGGTCGCCGCCCGCTGCACACTGCCGCTCGTGCAGGTCACCCCGCGCGGACTGTGGGGCCACAGCGGCCAGGTCGCGCTGACCACCGCCGAGCACTGGCTCGGGCGCCCCGCCGAACCGGCACCCGCGCCCGACGCCACCGTCCTGCGCTACCTCGCCGCCTTCGGCCCGGCCTCCGTCAAGGACATGCAGACCTGGGCCGGTCTGACCCGTCTGCGCGACGCCTTCGAACGCCTGCGCCCGAGCCTGGTCACCTTCCGGGACGACAAGGGCGTCGAGCTCTTCGACCTCCCGGACGCTCCCCGCCCGGACCCGGACACCCCGGCCCCGCCCCGCTTCCTGCCCGAGTTCGACAACCTCCTGCTCTCCCACGCCGACCGCACCCGCGTGGTCCCGCCGGAGCACTGGGGCCGCACCTGGCAGGGCAACCAGGCCCACCGTGCCCTCCTCGTCGACGGTTTCCTCGCCGGCGTGTGGACGCTGGAGAGCGACGCCCTCGTCGTGGAGCCCTTCGCAGGCCTCACCAAGGAGCAGCGGACCGAGGTGACCGAGGAGGGGCAGCGCATGCTGAAGGTCATGCACCCCGGGTCGTCGTACGACATCCGCTTCGGCACCGTCCTGCGATAG